A genomic stretch from Lysobacter ciconiae includes:
- the mnmE gene encoding tRNA uridine-5-carboxymethylaminomethyl(34) synthesis GTPase MnmE, with amino-acid sequence MSALAQSADRDTIAAIATAPGAGGVGIVRVSGPQARSIGETVCAQSLRPRHAHYARFRDAEGATIDDGIALYFAAPASYTGEQVLELQGHGGPAVLQAVLGRCVELGARLARPGEFSERAFLEGRLDLAQAEAVADLIAAGDVRAARAARRALDGEFSRRVEAIAAGLLRMRIHTEAAIDFADEPLDTLGGAALRDGCDALSGDLAELLAAAQRGRRLRDGLHAVIVGPPNAGKSSLLNLLAGSDRAIVTDVAGTTRDLLHEVVRVDGVELTLVDTAGLREGGDAIEREGMRRARHELGQADLAIVLLDARDPLAGAASVASAVADVPRRLWVYNKADLMPPGQPLQRPREDGADAPLLVSVHTGDGMDTFHARLRAIALDGAVEGGDGAFTARTRHVDALRRAAADLADAQAQLADGSLELAAEALRGSHDALGEITGRVRADDLLGHIFSSFCIGK; translated from the coding sequence ATGAGCGCGCTTGCCCAATCCGCCGACCGCGACACCATCGCCGCCATTGCCACCGCGCCGGGGGCAGGCGGGGTCGGGATCGTGCGCGTTTCCGGCCCACAGGCACGCAGCATCGGCGAAACCGTATGCGCGCAGTCGTTGCGACCCCGGCACGCCCACTACGCGCGCTTCCGTGACGCCGAAGGCGCGACCATCGACGACGGCATCGCGCTGTATTTTGCCGCCCCGGCCAGCTACACCGGCGAGCAGGTGCTGGAGCTGCAGGGGCACGGCGGGCCGGCGGTGTTGCAGGCGGTACTGGGCCGCTGCGTGGAACTGGGCGCCCGTCTGGCCCGCCCGGGGGAGTTCAGCGAGCGCGCGTTCCTGGAAGGGCGCCTGGACCTGGCGCAGGCCGAGGCGGTTGCCGACCTTATTGCCGCCGGCGACGTCCGCGCCGCGCGCGCGGCCCGCCGGGCGCTGGACGGCGAGTTCTCGCGCCGGGTGGAGGCGATCGCGGCGGGTTTGCTGCGGATGCGCATCCACACCGAGGCGGCGATCGATTTCGCCGATGAGCCGCTGGACACCTTGGGCGGTGCAGCGCTGCGTGATGGCTGCGACGCGCTGTCGGGCGACCTGGCCGAATTGCTTGCCGCGGCGCAGCGAGGCCGCCGCCTGCGCGACGGCCTGCACGCGGTGATTGTCGGGCCGCCCAATGCCGGCAAGAGCTCGCTGCTCAACCTGCTCGCCGGCAGCGACCGGGCGATCGTCACCGATGTGGCCGGAACCACGCGCGACCTGCTGCACGAGGTGGTGCGCGTGGACGGCGTCGAGCTGACCCTGGTCGACACCGCCGGTCTGCGGGAAGGCGGCGATGCGATCGAGCGCGAAGGCATGCGTCGCGCCCGCCACGAACTCGGCCAGGCCGATCTCGCGATCGTCCTGCTGGACGCGCGCGACCCGCTGGCAGGCGCGGCGTCGGTCGCCAGCGCGGTGGCCGACGTCCCACGTCGCCTGTGGGTCTACAACAAGGCCGACCTGATGCCGCCCGGACAGCCGCTTCAACGACCGCGCGAAGACGGTGCCGACGCGCCGCTGCTGGTGTCGGTGCACACCGGCGATGGGATGGACACGTTCCACGCCCGACTGCGTGCGATCGCGCTGGACGGGGCGGTGGAGGGCGGTGATGGCGCCTTCACCGCGCGCACCCGCCATGTGGATGCCCTGCGGCGCGCGGCAGCCGATCTGGCCGACGCGCAGGCGCAATTGGCCGACGGTTCGCTGGAGCTGGCTGCCGAAGCCCTGCGTGGCAGCCATGACGCGCTCGGCGAGATCACCGGGCGGGTCCGCGCCGATGACCTG
- the yidC gene encoding membrane protein insertase YidC: protein MNQTRLFLIFAWLMVATLLWMEWNKEQAAPAPSTSTQLAQPAVPDAGIPGAPSSAVAVTAPASQEVPGVPQMRTAPAELPAAAAVAGAEAAVQVRTDVLSVKLNGGALLQADLLRYPSTAEDDSPPVRLFSQDPTDFFVAQSGWVRQGAPAPSHLSGFELDRTAARSGTDFTLADGADEVVVPFVWHGPDGVSIHRTYTFLRGAYVVDVRDQIVNQGTAPWQGFVYRQLARVPRALESSAPMSPEKYSFQGGAWFTAADKYQKRKYADFVDDGPLDKPSTGGWVAFLQHHFFGAWIPAANEEGVFSLTTSSDAGATRYVVRDMGNGVNVAPGTSAVSEARLWVGPKLVNQIQAQNVPGLERAVDFSRFAPMAALAGWLFWVLQWLHGLLGNWGWSIVGLVVLLKAVMFPLSAAQYKSMAKMRKFQPRMAQLKERYGEDKQKLQQAMMELYKKEKINPVGGCLPLLLQMPVFLALYWMLSESVELRHAPWILWIQDLTARDPYFVLPVINIALMWATQKLNPMTGVDPMQQKMMQFMPLVFGVMFAFFPAGLVLYWVTNAGLGLIQQWWMIKKYSEPAPAKA from the coding sequence ATGAACCAGACCCGTTTATTCCTGATTTTCGCCTGGTTGATGGTGGCGACCCTGCTGTGGATGGAGTGGAACAAGGAGCAGGCTGCGCCTGCGCCGTCGACGTCCACCCAGCTGGCCCAGCCTGCGGTTCCCGATGCGGGCATCCCCGGCGCTCCGAGCTCCGCCGTTGCGGTGACCGCGCCAGCGAGCCAGGAAGTTCCCGGCGTGCCGCAGATGCGCACCGCACCGGCCGAACTGCCGGCGGCGGCCGCGGTTGCCGGCGCGGAAGCCGCCGTGCAGGTACGCACCGATGTCCTGTCGGTGAAGCTCAACGGGGGCGCGCTTCTGCAGGCGGACCTGCTGCGCTATCCCAGCACCGCCGAGGACGACAGCCCTCCGGTGCGCCTGTTCAGCCAGGATCCGACGGACTTCTTCGTCGCCCAGAGCGGCTGGGTCAGGCAGGGTGCGCCGGCACCGAGCCACCTGTCGGGCTTTGAGCTGGACCGCACTGCCGCCCGGTCGGGCACCGATTTCACCCTGGCCGACGGCGCCGACGAGGTGGTGGTGCCGTTCGTCTGGCACGGGCCTGACGGCGTCAGCATCCACCGTACCTACACCTTCCTCCGCGGCGCCTACGTGGTGGACGTGCGCGACCAGATCGTCAACCAGGGCACGGCCCCCTGGCAGGGCTTCGTCTACCGCCAGTTGGCCCGGGTGCCGCGCGCGCTGGAGAGCAGCGCGCCGATGAGCCCGGAAAAGTACAGCTTCCAGGGTGGCGCGTGGTTCACCGCCGCCGACAAGTACCAGAAGCGCAAATACGCCGATTTCGTTGACGATGGCCCGCTGGACAAGCCCAGCACGGGCGGCTGGGTCGCCTTCCTGCAGCACCACTTCTTCGGCGCGTGGATCCCGGCGGCGAACGAGGAGGGCGTTTTCTCGCTGACCACCAGCAGCGACGCCGGTGCGACCCGCTACGTGGTGCGCGACATGGGCAACGGCGTGAACGTCGCCCCCGGCACCAGCGCCGTCAGCGAGGCCCGCCTGTGGGTGGGCCCGAAGCTGGTCAACCAGATCCAGGCGCAGAACGTGCCGGGGCTGGAGCGGGCGGTGGATTTCAGCCGCTTTGCGCCGATGGCCGCGCTGGCCGGCTGGCTGTTCTGGGTGCTGCAGTGGCTGCACGGCCTGCTTGGCAACTGGGGCTGGTCGATTGTCGGCCTGGTGGTGCTGCTGAAGGCGGTGATGTTCCCGCTGTCGGCCGCGCAGTACAAATCCATGGCGAAGATGCGCAAGTTCCAGCCGCGCATGGCCCAGCTCAAGGAGCGCTACGGCGAGGACAAGCAAAAGCTGCAGCAGGCCATGATGGAGCTGTACAAGAAGGAGAAGATCAATCCGGTCGGCGGCTGCCTGCCGCTGCTGCTGCAGATGCCGGTGTTCCTGGCGCTGTACTGGATGCTGTCGGAGTCGGTGGAGCTGCGCCACGCGCCGTGGATCCTGTGGATCCAGGACCTGACCGCGCGCGATCCCTACTTCGTGCTGCCGGTGATCAACATCGCACTGATGTGGGCGACGCAGAAGCTGAACCCGATGACCGGCGTGGATCCGATGCAGCAGAAGATGATGCAGTTCATGCCGCTGGTATTTGGCGTGATGTTCGCCTTCTTCCCGGCCGGCCTGGTGCTGTACTGGGTGACCAACGCCGGCCTGGGCCTGATCCAGCAGTGGTGGATGATCAAGAAGTACAGCGAACCGGCGCCCGCCAAGGCCTGA
- the rnpA gene encoding ribonuclease P protein component: MPTNRFPRTARVRARSDFDRIFKHGRRVALPVLALHWQTADAAAQSCARANEELARTRPKSRLHFERPDAGPRLGLAVSRKVDPRAVGRNRIKRVMRETFRTHRAQLADGDYVVVGRSGAARLDEAQLRAALLGLLQRAGALTIDAPVPLPEEGSSLPAPATAGTMPRLRPCDAPASTTPTSPAGDG; encoded by the coding sequence TTCCGCGCACTGCGCGGGTTCGCGCGCGCTCCGACTTCGACCGCATTTTCAAGCACGGCCGGCGCGTGGCGCTGCCCGTGCTTGCGTTGCATTGGCAAACCGCGGATGCCGCGGCGCAGAGCTGTGCGCGTGCCAATGAGGAGTTGGCGCGTACCCGGCCGAAATCCCGCCTGCATTTCGAGCGCCCCGATGCGGGTCCGCGGCTCGGGCTGGCGGTCTCGCGCAAGGTCGATCCGCGCGCGGTCGGCCGCAACCGCATCAAGCGGGTCATGCGTGAGACATTCCGTACCCACCGCGCACAATTGGCCGACGGCGACTACGTCGTGGTCGGCCGCAGCGGTGCGGCCCGACTCGACGAGGCGCAACTGCGCGCCGCGCTGCTGGGCCTGCTGCAGCGGGCCGGTGCCCTGACCATCGATGCCCCCGTCCCGCTTCCGGAAGAGGGGTCCTCGTTGCCCGCACCGGCCACGGCCGGCACAATGCCACGGCTGCGTCCCTGCGACGCCCCCGCCTCCACCACACCAACGTCGCCCGCGGGCGACGGCTGA